In a genomic window of Campylobacter showae CSUNSWCD:
- a CDS encoding RrF2 family transcriptional regulator produces MLLTKASEYALLSLIYIAQKDAPSDVDTMSGELEISKSFLAKILQNLAREGILVSFKGANGGFMLAQKPEEISIKRIIESAEKRKMAVFECSISADSCASSKGGMCQIWPMFSALQSKIDDFLDTITLANIIKK; encoded by the coding sequence ATGCTTTTGACAAAAGCGAGCGAATATGCGCTGCTTTCGCTGATTTATATAGCGCAAAAAGACGCTCCCTCGGACGTCGATACGATGTCGGGCGAACTTGAGATATCAAAAAGCTTTTTGGCTAAAATTTTGCAAAATTTGGCCAGAGAGGGCATTTTGGTTTCGTTTAAGGGTGCAAACGGCGGATTTATGCTCGCGCAAAAACCTGAAGAAATCAGCATAAAAAGAATAATCGAAAGCGCAGAAAAGCGTAAAATGGCGGTATTTGAGTGTTCTATCTCGGCCGATAGTTGTGCCTCTAGCAAGGGCGGAATGTGTCAAATCTGGCCGATGTTTAGTGCGCTGCAGTCTAAAATAGACGATTTTTTAGATACAATTACGTTAGCAAATATAATCAAGA
- the rpsO gene encoding 30S ribosomal protein S15 — MALDSAKKAEIVAKFARKEKDTGSPEVQIALLTARVEELTEHLKIYKKDHSSRLGLLKIVGRRKRLMKYLKAKDYAAYTKVIAELNLRDK; from the coding sequence ATGGCTTTGGATTCGGCTAAAAAAGCAGAAATTGTTGCGAAATTCGCTAGAAAAGAAAAAGATACAGGTTCTCCGGAAGTTCAGATCGCATTGCTGACAGCAAGGGTCGAGGAGCTAACCGAGCACCTAAAAATCTACAAAAAAGATCACTCGTCTCGCCTCGGACTACTTAAGATAGTAGGTCGCAGAAAACGCTTGATGAAATATCTAAAAGCTAAAGATTACGCAGCTTACACAAAAGTTATCGCTGAGCTAAATCTCAGAGATAAATAA